A single region of the Kryptolebias marmoratus isolate JLee-2015 linkage group LG10, ASM164957v2, whole genome shotgun sequence genome encodes:
- the LOC108232510 gene encoding homeobox protein six1b, with product MSILPSFGFTQEQVACVCEVLQQGGNLERLGRFLWSLPACDHLHKNESVLKAKAVVAFHRGNFRELYKILESHQFSPHNHPKLQQLWLKAHYVEAEKLRGRPLGAVGKYRVRRKFPLPRTIWDGEETSYCFKEKSRGVLREWYTHNPYPSPREKRELAEATGLTTTQVSNWFKNRRQRDRAAEAKERENSENNNAGGNKQNQLSPLDGGKSLMSSSEDEFSPPQSPDQNSALLLQGNMSHPGASSYPMSGLGAPQPVHGMHGHPHQLQDSLLGPLTSSLVDLGS from the exons ATGTCAATATTACCGTCCTTCGGCTTCACGCAGGAGCAAGTGGCGTGCGTCTGCGAGGTGCTGCAGCAGGGAGGAAACCTGGAGAGGCTCGGCCGCTTCCTGTGGTCTCTGCCCGCCTGCGACCACCTCCACAAGAACGAAAGCGTCCTGAAAGCCAAGGCGGTGGTCGCCTTCCACCGGGGGAACTTCAGGGAGCTCTATAAgatcctggagagccaccagtTCTCGCCGCACAACCACccgaagctgcagcagctgtggctGAAGGCGCACTACGTGGAGGCGGAGAAGCTGCGCGGCCGGCCGCTCGGCGCCGTCGGGAAGTACCGGGTGCGGAGGAAATTCCCGCTGCCCCGCACCATCTGGGACGGCGAGGAGACGAGCTACTGCTTCAAGGAGAAGTCCCGGGGCGTCCTGAGGGAGTGGTACACGCACAACCCCTACCCGTCCCCGCGGGAGAAGAGGGAGCTGGCCGAGGCCACGGGGCTGACCACCACGCAGGTCAGCAACTGGTTCAAAAACAGACGGCAGAGGGACAGAGCCGCAGAGGCCAAGGAGAG AGAGAACAGCGAAAACAACAACGCGGGCGgcaacaaacagaaccagcTCTCCCCGCTGGATGGAGGAAAGTCTCTCATGTCCAGCTCGGAGGACGAGTTTTCTCCACCCCAGAGTCCCGACCAGAACTCTGCGCTTTTGCTCCAGGGCAACATGAGCCACCCTGGGGCCTCCTCGTACCCCATGTCCGGCCTGGGGGCCCCACAGCCGGTGCACGGCATGCACGGACACCCACACCAACTGCAGGACTCCTTGTTGGGACCTCTAACCTCCAGTCTTGTGGATTTGGGCTCTTAA